One Trichomycterus rosablanca isolate fTriRos1 chromosome 12, fTriRos1.hap1, whole genome shotgun sequence DNA window includes the following coding sequences:
- the si:ch211-214p13.9 gene encoding uncharacterized protein si:ch211-214p13.9, producing the protein MFADDTTVVGLVTGEDETAYRDEVQTLSKWSPTGKHDTVASDAHKTKETKDKLYGVRNESVEIDTNVSLHCTNRTVPWEKMIYVIWKIYSHGKEKCRIAVSQTDPDHDTCSDGKKLIRSTDGAYHLIIPRFSIHDEGTYGCDLSYESSGYIETIHVSAWARPEVHGWLELERSRTVAVCEATSRPASSIKWKTPLNFSSSSTEITETAEGLFTVTSKINLPANVPYSNIICDASTSNPKFNQFHFNFMVREPADSLGWPFILLGVCATCLMVAFLTILYIMRKKLKLLMVFRKTCSKPPISGSNEVKNPQLSDPEQVEPYASYVQRVNSIYNSSAELFNA; encoded by the exons CACCAACGG GAAAACACGACACAGTGGCCTCGGATGCTCACAAAACTAAAGAAACTAAAGACAAACTTTACG GTGTCAGGAATGAGAGTGTAGAAATCGACACCAATGTGAGTTTGCACTGCACCAACAGAACGGTCCCATGGGAAAAGATGATTTATGTCATCTGGAAAATTTACTCACACGGCAAAGAGAAGTGCAGAATTGCTGTATCTCAAACTGACCCGGATCACGACACCTGCAGCGATGGAAAGAAGCTGATCAGGAGCACGGATGGAGCATACCACCTGATCATCCCACGATTCTCCATCCATGATGAAGGAACTTACGGCTGTGATTTGTCCTACGAATCTTCAGGATACATAGAAACCATCCATGTTTCTGCATGGG CCCGTCCAGAAGTCCACGGCTGGTTAGAACTTGAACGAAGCCGCACTGTCGCCGTGTGCGAGGCAACAAGCAGACCTGCATCCTCCATCAAGTGGAAAACACCATTGAACTTTTCCTCATCCAGCACTGAAATAACCGAGACTGCAGAGGGACTTTTCACCGTAACGAGCAAAATAAACCTGCCAGCGAACGTCCCGTACAGTAACATCATCTGTGACGCCTCTACCAGCAACCCCAAGTTCAACCAGTTTCACTTTAACTTCATGGTTAGAG AACCTGCAGATTCTCTTGGATGGCCTTTTATTCTTTTGGGAGTTTGTGCCACTTGCTTAATGGTGGCTTTTCTAACCATCCTGTACATCATGCGTAAAAAACTCAAACTTCTCAT GGTTTTTAGAAAGACTTGCAGCAAACCACCGATCTCAGGATCAAATGAAGTCAAAAACCCACAG CTCTCTGACCCAGAACAGGTGGAACCGTATGCCAGTTACGTCCAAAGAGTGAACTCCATCTACAACTCTTCTGCTGAACTTTTTAACGCCTGA